From the genome of Mixophyes fleayi isolate aMixFle1 chromosome 2, aMixFle1.hap1, whole genome shotgun sequence, one region includes:
- the LOC142140006 gene encoding embryonic protein UVS.2-like, with protein sequence MTVQEGDIVIKTGRSATTCSSCLWPKSADGTVPVPYTLSPDYNDNHISFFRTSMQEYEALTCVRFIPQTSETAFLNIVSSEGCHSLIGRTGGGQKVGIDIDGCMLRGIIQHELNHALGFYHEHMRSDRDDYVNIMFQYISPGDKGNFAKADTNNLGLEYDYGSVMHYDKYAFSNTPNQPTIVPKPDPTVRMGQRNGMSILDVSKINRLYQCNVCGYLLNNMNGILNSANYPSAYPNDASCVWLIRSPSGQATLKFNAFDVQSSLNCVSDYVKIYDGPSRTSPVLLDKTCGTGMIPLLVASTNQMLVEFVSDSRITGVGFKATYSSVPCGGNFFASKKTFTSPGYPNAYPPNMDCTFNITAPVGQRIALTVSDFHVENGNSCIYDYMEVKFGSAFFGPFCGNRDISPITSTGNSLVMTFHSDESNQLKGFTASYTFSE encoded by the exons ATGACAGTACAGGAAGGCGACATTGTTATTAAAACTGGGCGCAGCGCCACCACTTGTTCAAGCTGCCTGTGGCCTAAATCTGCAGATGGGACTGTCCCTGTTCCATACACCTTATCCCCTGATTACA ATGACAATCATATCAGCTTCTTTAGAACTTCTATGCAGGAGTATGAGGCATTGACCTGTGTGAGGTTTATACCTCAGACATCAGAGACGGCTTTCCTCAACATTGTCTCTTCAGAGGG CTGTCATTCATTGATCGGACGAACAGGTGGAGGTCAGAAGGTTGGAATAGATATTGATGGTTGCATGCTCAGAGGGATTATAcaacatgaactaaatcatgccCTGGGATTTTACCATGAACATATGAGAAGTGACCGTGATGACTATGTCAACATCATGTTCCAGTACATCTCACCAG GTGATAAAGGAAATTTTGCCAAAGCAGACACTAATAACCTGGGTCTGGAGTATGACTATGGCTCAGTGATGCATTATGACAA GTATGCATTCAGTAACACTCCAAATCAACCTACCATTGTACCCAAGCCTGATCCCACTGTACGCATGGGACAAAGGAATGGAATGAGTATCTTGGATGTTTCTAAAATTAACCGGCTTTATCAGTGCA ATGTTTGTGGTTATTTGCTTAACAATATGAATGGAATTTTGAACTCAGCGAACTACCCCTCAGCCTATCCCAATGATGCCAGCTGTGTTTGGTTGATCAGATCACCCTCTGGACAG gccACCCTGAAATTTAATGCCTTTGATGTCCAATCGTCACTTAATTGTGTATCTGACTATGTCAAGATTTATGATGGTCCCAGTAGGACATCTCCTGTGTTGCTGGACAAAACATGTGGGACTGGAATGATCCCTCTCTTAGTTGCTTCCACTAACCAGATGCTGGTTGAGTTTGTCAGTGACAGCCGTATTACTGGGGTCGGCTTCAAAGCTACATATAGCTCAG TACCATGTGGAGGAAATTTCTTTGCCTCTAAAAAAACCTTTACATCTCCTGGATACCCCAATGCATACCCTCCCAACATGGATTGTACTTTCAACATCACAGCTCCTGTTGGACAGCGG ATTGCTCTGACTGTAAGTGATTTTCACGTTGAGAATGGAAATTCCTGCATTTATGACTATATGGAAGTCAAATTTGGATCTGCTTTTTTTGGTCCTTTCTGTGGTAATCGTGATATTTCTCCCATAACATCAACTGGGAATTCACTAGTGATGACATTTCATAGTGATGAAAGCAATCAGCTGAAAGGTTTCACTGCCTCCTACACCTTCAGTGAGTAA